The Raphanus sativus cultivar WK10039 chromosome 2, ASM80110v3, whole genome shotgun sequence DNA segment TCTCTCACGGTATTTcgcttttaattaaaaaaaaaaattattctccAGTATATGTACATCAGTAACTAATGTATGCTTATGTACAGTTGTTTGGATTAGATTCTGTGTCGAGCTTACTTACTAGTTAGTACTCACATAGTTCAGATTCCTTATCCTTAAGAGTCAAAGTTCACTTTCCGTGTCTCTGTCTGAAAATTCCAGATTCTGTGACTTCATGTCGTTAtcaagtttttttgtttgacttttttaatcagattagattctttttttttttggtggtaCAGATGATGAATCGGAGCATTGTAGCTAATAGCTCGGTGACAGCAAGTCTCTCTCTCAACAAGTCTAGAGTGTGCGTTGATTCTTTAAAGATTCAATTCCAGAATCGCTGGAGCTTCATCGGAGGATCACGACTCGCTTTTCTCCCTAGTGTTTCGACGAATTCATCCTCCTTTGTTCACAAGAAACCCTCCTGCGTACGAGCTTCATGTAATGCCTCTTCTTAACTGACAACATTTGAACAAGATTTGAACTTTGTCGAGATTTCATATAATATGTTGTTGATGTTCAGGGTTAGCTACTTCTCAGATCGCAAGCAGTGTATTTGCTGTCGGAACAACCACGGTTCTTCCTTTTTACACTCTGATGGTTGTAGCTCCTAAAGCTGAAATTGTGAGTCCTTTACAACTTCTTGTACAGAACTATGAGAGGTTCATCTGAAATTGAATATTATATGTGTCTCTCTTTTGTGCAGACCAAGAAGTGTATGGAGAGTAGCATACCGTATGTCGTCTTAGGCCTATTATACGCGTATTTGTTATACCTTTCTTGGACACCTGATACGCTCAAATACATGTTTTCCAGTAAATACTTGTTGCCAGAGGTTTGTTTTCAATACAAACTCTATAACAATGTTTTTCTATAGTAGCTACTAAatgttttcttctctcttttttttggtcatttgCAGTTGTCCGGAATAGCGAAAATGTTCTCAAGTGAAATGACTCTTGCTTCTGCTTGGATCCATCTTCTTGTTATCGATCTTTTTGCTGCTAGGTATGTTGCAATTTTCAGGTTACTTTTGGttttaatcaaaagttgcacaTGTTTCTTATAACagatgttttgtttgtttcttctaTGAAGACAAGTTTTTAACGATGGCTTGGAGAATAAGATCGAGACTAGGCACTCGGTTTCACTTTGCCTTCTCTTCTGTCCGGTTGGAATCGTTTCTCATGTGGTTACCAAAGCTTTAACCAACAGTTCTACATCCAATACCAATAACCAGTGCAAGTAAACTGATCATCTTGGTTGGTCTCTCACCATTGTCTTTCTTAACTGcttataaatgtttttggtTTGAGATAGTTCATTTTGCTTTAGCTTCGGTTAAGTCAGCAGAACGAGTTTGTTGTGGATTTAGTTATTGAAAAAACCAAATAAGACCAAACAACTTGAGACAGTGTTTCTTTTACTATTTGGTAGACATAATTTTGGATTCCCTGATCAGTCACAGAGATTCCCCGTGATCTCTAGCTATTTTAGAGAGTATCCAACTCCTGGAAACTCAAAAAACACACGGTCACCTAATTTAGAATACTCTCTAACAACATTTGCCTGCGATCTCTAGCTATTTATACTATAGCCATTATAAAGAACTATGTTTTAAATTGTACTAGCTTTGCTGAGATCTAAGAGGTCATGGATTCAATTTTCGTTGGAAAGTTTACTTTGTTAAAGAggattaatttaaaataatttgggTCTCTCCTTAGAGGATGTAGTCCTCGGGCCAAAACCTGTCGGCATTATGAAAAAGTTAGAACATAAAAGATTAGAAGTTCgctgaaaaaaagaaagattagaAGTTCACTTTTTCTTATTGAAACAACAATGCTCAAAATATTGCTGTTGAGAGTTCTTGAAGTGCATACTGATCTGCAATACAACGAATGAAATTCATCTAGATTACTCAGTGGTGCTAATAATATCAATCGATTTGCACCTCCTAAGTGTTGTTATTTCTACCAATTGGTCTCACTGGTCCACAGGAAAGACACAATTAATATCATAAAACGTGACTTCTTACCATCTTGTGCGCATCAACATGTAATATGTGTACCATAAAGTTTTAGATAGAGACATTTTGAAAGATGTGGAGAAGAATAGACATTGAGAGACATGGTGTATTAACATAGGTCAACGAACAACATTATACTTCAAACAATAAGCACACAACTCAGTTGTACTGATTATGAAAGAGACAAAATTTAAGTTACTCAAGCTACTCCCTCAAGTGAATTCAACTCCTGGAAACTCAGAGACACACGGTCTCCTAATTTAGAACTCTCTAACAACATTTTCCTATGATCTCGAGCTATTTATACTATAGCCATTATAAAAAAGCATATAACCAACCATAAAGAGAATATATCCAACTACTCTATTCTTCCTGTCCATGTTATTCAGTCAACCGTTCAGTCGTCCATCTCATCTCATTTGTTCGTACGTGTATATACTCCATCAAGCCAAAGCCGCGTCAGTCTCTCGAACTTCAACTCTACTGCTATTAGTTATGCCTTATCA contains these protein-coding regions:
- the LOC108839609 gene encoding protein ABA DEFICIENT 4, chloroplastic, producing MAFSQPLSSSSLTMMNRSIVANSSVTASLSLNKSRVCVDSLKIQFQNRWSFIGGSRLAFLPSVSTNSSSFVHKKPSCVRASWLATSQIASSVFAVGTTTVLPFYTLMVVAPKAEITKKCMESSIPYVVLGLLYAYLLYLSWTPDTLKYMFSSKYLLPELSGIAKMFSSEMTLASAWIHLLVIDLFAARQVFNDGLENKIETRHSVSLCLLFCPVGIVSHVVTKALTNSSTSNTNNQCK